A single genomic interval of Microbacterium hydrocarbonoxydans harbors:
- a CDS encoding ABC transporter ATP-binding protein: MRGVGLRIEPGERVLLLGASGSGKSTLLQGLGGVLGGADEGETQGELLVDGQSPTAARGRVGMVLQDPDTQTILARIGDDVAFGCENLGVPRDEIWTRVRAALAAVDLDVDLDRSTAALSGGQKQRLALAGVLAMRPGAILLDEPTANLDPGGVEDVRDAVAAALDATGATLVVIEHRIDVWLPLVTRVIVLGAAGGGTGSEGETVVLADGTPQQVLGARGAELAASGVWVPGHPPALPPSPSRPPGETLLEARGLTVARKRGLAVAGPFDLDVRAGEVLGITGPNGAGKSTLGLTLAGLIPAEGGRVSALPTLAAGEKSDPFRWSSRALLTRIATVLQTPEHQLLAKTVRDELSVGPRALGIPEAEIAVRVDDLLERLRLSALAAANPYTLSGGEKRRLTVAAALATRPRMLVLDEPTFGQDATTWAELVGLIARLRDEGTAVVAISHDETVLAALHARRVEIGR; the protein is encoded by the coding sequence ATGCGCGGCGTCGGCCTCCGCATCGAGCCCGGAGAGCGGGTGCTCCTGCTCGGGGCATCGGGGTCCGGCAAGTCGACGCTCCTGCAGGGGCTCGGCGGTGTGCTGGGTGGTGCCGACGAGGGCGAGACCCAGGGGGAGCTGCTTGTCGACGGGCAGTCTCCGACCGCCGCTCGAGGTCGGGTCGGGATGGTGCTGCAGGACCCGGACACCCAGACGATCCTCGCTCGGATCGGCGATGACGTGGCGTTCGGATGCGAGAACCTCGGCGTTCCCCGTGACGAGATCTGGACCCGCGTGCGCGCCGCGCTGGCGGCCGTCGACCTGGACGTCGATCTCGATCGCTCGACCGCCGCGCTCTCCGGCGGGCAGAAGCAGCGTCTCGCGCTGGCCGGTGTGCTGGCGATGCGCCCCGGCGCGATCCTGCTCGACGAGCCGACCGCCAACCTCGACCCCGGCGGCGTGGAGGACGTGCGGGATGCCGTCGCCGCCGCCCTGGATGCCACCGGCGCGACTCTCGTCGTCATCGAGCACCGGATCGACGTCTGGCTGCCCCTCGTCACGCGGGTGATCGTGCTCGGGGCTGCGGGCGGGGGGACTGGGTCGGAGGGAGAAACCGTCGTGCTCGCCGACGGCACTCCGCAGCAGGTGCTCGGCGCGAGGGGGGCCGAGCTCGCGGCATCCGGTGTCTGGGTCCCGGGGCATCCGCCGGCGCTGCCGCCATCGCCTTCTCGGCCGCCGGGGGAGACGCTGCTCGAGGCCCGCGGTCTGACAGTCGCCAGGAAGCGCGGACTCGCCGTTGCCGGGCCCTTCGATCTCGACGTGCGTGCGGGGGAGGTGCTCGGCATCACGGGGCCGAACGGCGCGGGCAAGTCGACGCTCGGGCTGACGCTCGCCGGACTCATCCCCGCGGAAGGGGGTCGTGTCTCGGCACTCCCGACATTGGCTGCTGGCGAGAAGAGCGATCCGTTCCGTTGGTCGTCGCGCGCGCTGCTCACCCGCATCGCGACCGTGCTGCAGACGCCCGAGCATCAGCTGCTCGCGAAGACGGTCCGCGACGAGCTGTCCGTCGGGCCGCGGGCGCTCGGGATCCCCGAGGCCGAGATCGCTGTCCGCGTCGACGACCTCCTCGAACGGCTGCGGCTCTCCGCCCTCGCCGCCGCGAACCCGTACACGCTGTCCGGAGGCGAGAAGCGGAGGCTCACGGTCGCCGCCGCTCTCGCCACGAGGCCTCGCATGCTGGTGCTCGACGAACCCACGTTCGGCCAGGATGCCACCACCTGGGCTGAGCTCGTGGGGCTGATCGCCCGGCTCCGCGACGAGGGGACCGCCGTCGTCGCGATCAGCCACGACGAGACGGTGCTCGCCGCGCTCCATGCGCGCCGTGTGGAGATCGGCCGATGA
- a CDS encoding energy-coupling factor transporter transmembrane component T family protein — MIDPLTARIDRPGPIAPRSALAKLIAALLIALPLVLTIDVVSASVALLLEIPLLLLAGLRAREFWTRTAVLWIAAPLGAVTIALYGATSGVVHFEWLVMRVSDGSLALAAATAVRVLAIGLPAVVLFITVDPTDLADDLAQRAKLPARFVVGALAGMRMLGLLVEDWRALALARRARGVADQGRVRRAFGMAFALFVLAIRRGSSLATAMEARGFGGRQPRSWARESVWGIRDTIFVALAALIPAVAITVAVLTGSWNFILGPVA, encoded by the coding sequence ATGATCGATCCGCTGACGGCTCGCATCGACCGACCGGGTCCCATCGCCCCCCGGTCGGCGCTCGCCAAGCTCATCGCCGCGCTCCTGATCGCGCTGCCCCTCGTGCTGACGATCGACGTCGTCTCGGCATCCGTCGCTCTGCTGCTCGAGATCCCGCTGCTGCTGCTCGCCGGCCTTCGAGCGCGCGAGTTCTGGACCCGCACGGCCGTGCTGTGGATCGCCGCCCCGCTCGGCGCGGTGACGATCGCGCTCTACGGCGCCACGAGCGGCGTCGTCCATTTCGAGTGGCTGGTCATGCGCGTCAGCGACGGCTCGCTCGCCCTGGCGGCGGCGACGGCGGTCAGGGTCTTGGCGATCGGGCTCCCCGCGGTCGTGCTGTTCATCACGGTCGATCCCACCGACCTCGCCGACGACCTCGCGCAGCGCGCGAAGCTGCCTGCACGATTCGTCGTGGGAGCTCTCGCCGGGATGCGGATGCTGGGGCTGCTCGTCGAGGACTGGCGCGCGCTCGCCCTGGCCAGGAGGGCGCGTGGGGTGGCCGACCAAGGCCGAGTGCGCCGTGCGTTCGGGATGGCCTTCGCGCTGTTCGTGCTCGCGATCCGTCGCGGGTCATCGCTCGCGACCGCCATGGAGGCGCGAGGATTCGGCGGACGGCAGCCGAGGTCGTGGGCACGGGAGTCGGTGTGGGGTATCCGCGACACGATCTTCGTGGCGCTCGCCGCACTGATCCCTGCGGTCGCGATCACCGTCGCCGTGCTCACCGGCAGCTGGAACTTCATCCTCGGTCCGGTCGCCTAG
- a CDS encoding TerC family protein, protein MNITPLVWIITIAVTIAFFVYEFFVHVRKPHEPTIGESARWSAFYIGLALLFGVGIGAVSGWTYGGEYFAGYLTEKALSIDNLFVFLIVMTGFAVPRIYQQKVLMIGIVIALIMRGGFIALGATLIENFSWIFYLFGALLLFLAYRQAFAHGDSDPANGRFMRFVRRILPVSDEYNGDRLTVARDGKRYFTPMFLVIIAIGFVDLIFAVDSIPAIYGLTEEAYIVFTANAFALMGLRQLYFLIGGLLQRLVYLAQGLAVILAFIGVKLVMHALHVNELSFINGGEPLLWVPEIPIWFSLVFIGATIAVATVASLMKTRRDDRRDALDPAAPSSDTLTTDTRTTETQKEHS, encoded by the coding sequence GTGAACATCACCCCTCTCGTGTGGATCATCACGATCGCCGTCACGATCGCCTTCTTCGTGTACGAGTTCTTCGTCCACGTCCGCAAGCCCCACGAACCCACCATCGGCGAGTCCGCCCGCTGGTCGGCGTTCTACATCGGCCTGGCGCTGCTGTTCGGTGTCGGCATCGGCGCCGTGTCCGGATGGACGTACGGCGGGGAGTACTTCGCCGGCTACCTCACCGAGAAGGCACTGTCGATCGACAACCTCTTCGTGTTCCTCATCGTGATGACCGGATTCGCGGTGCCGAGGATCTATCAGCAGAAGGTGCTGATGATCGGCATCGTGATCGCGCTGATCATGCGCGGAGGGTTCATCGCCCTCGGTGCCACGCTGATCGAGAACTTCTCCTGGATCTTCTACCTGTTCGGCGCCCTGCTGCTGTTCCTCGCCTACCGTCAGGCTTTCGCGCACGGCGATTCCGACCCGGCGAACGGTCGATTCATGCGCTTCGTGCGCCGCATCCTCCCGGTCAGCGACGAGTACAACGGAGACCGGCTCACGGTCGCCCGTGACGGCAAGCGATACTTCACGCCGATGTTCCTCGTGATCATCGCGATCGGCTTCGTCGACCTGATCTTCGCCGTCGACTCGATCCCCGCGATCTACGGTCTGACCGAAGAGGCCTACATCGTCTTCACCGCCAACGCCTTCGCGCTCATGGGGCTGCGTCAGCTGTACTTCCTCATCGGCGGACTGCTGCAGCGCCTCGTCTACCTCGCCCAGGGTCTCGCGGTCATCCTCGCCTTCATCGGCGTGAAGCTCGTGATGCACGCCCTGCATGTCAACGAGCTGTCGTTCATCAACGGCGGCGAGCCGCTGCTGTGGGTGCCCGAGATCCCGATCTGGTTCTCGCTCGTGTTCATCGGCGCCACCATCGCGGTGGCCACGGTCGCGAGCCTGATGAAGACGCGACGCGACGACAGGCGCGATGCGCTCGACCCCGCTGCTCCCTCCTCCGACACCCTCACCACCGACACCCGCACCACGGAAACCCAGAAGGAACACTCGTGA
- a CDS encoding hemolysin family protein encodes MGDLAVNIALVFVFVLVGGVFAATEMALVTLRESQINAIAVRGRRGEKVASLARNPNTFLSAVQIGVTVAGFASAAYGATSIAPSVAPLLEGFGMAPPLAMTLATVLLTLVIAYLSLVLGELVPKRLAIQRNAQFAYAVAPVLDGFATIMRPVIWLLSVSTNAVVRLLGGDPHKAADELSEEELRDIVATHQSLPDDERRILDDVLSLRGRQVSEVMRPRPEVVALDGAATLAEAIAQVRELPYSRYPVIDASLDDIVGFVHVRDLFEAAADDATRQVSGLMRPVEYVPSTAGVLPTLTRMRAAGHQIAVVVDEYGGTDGIVTLEDLVEEVVGEIFDEYDTEDRMPDAGGALDGRLNLQDFAEITGIALPRGASDTVAGFVTEMLGRLAVVGDSVEVPGATLRVTAVDRRRIAEIRVVVHEEAGGDPVGSGGSVVNG; translated from the coding sequence ATGGGCGACCTCGCGGTGAACATCGCCCTGGTGTTCGTCTTCGTCCTGGTGGGCGGCGTGTTCGCCGCCACGGAGATGGCCCTCGTCACTCTGCGCGAGAGTCAGATCAACGCGATCGCCGTTCGCGGACGGCGAGGGGAGAAGGTCGCGAGCCTCGCTCGCAACCCCAACACCTTCCTCTCGGCGGTGCAGATCGGTGTGACGGTCGCCGGCTTCGCCTCGGCCGCGTACGGTGCGACCTCGATCGCCCCGTCGGTCGCTCCGTTGCTGGAGGGATTCGGCATGGCGCCGCCACTCGCCATGACCCTGGCGACCGTGCTGCTGACCCTCGTGATCGCGTATCTGTCGCTGGTGCTCGGCGAGCTGGTGCCCAAACGGCTGGCGATCCAGCGGAATGCGCAGTTCGCGTACGCGGTCGCGCCGGTGCTCGACGGCTTCGCGACGATCATGCGCCCGGTGATCTGGCTGCTCTCGGTGTCGACGAACGCGGTGGTGCGCCTGCTCGGCGGCGACCCGCACAAGGCGGCCGACGAACTCAGTGAGGAGGAGCTGCGTGACATCGTGGCGACGCATCAGAGCCTCCCCGACGACGAGCGTCGCATCCTCGACGACGTCCTGTCGCTGCGGGGACGTCAGGTCAGCGAGGTCATGCGTCCGCGTCCGGAGGTCGTCGCGCTCGACGGTGCGGCGACGCTCGCCGAGGCCATCGCGCAGGTGAGGGAGCTGCCGTATTCGCGGTACCCGGTGATCGACGCGTCACTGGACGACATCGTCGGCTTCGTGCACGTGCGCGACCTGTTCGAGGCGGCGGCGGACGACGCGACGCGCCAGGTCTCGGGACTCATGCGCCCGGTCGAGTACGTGCCGTCGACGGCGGGCGTCCTGCCCACGCTCACCCGCATGCGGGCCGCCGGCCACCAGATCGCCGTCGTGGTCGACGAGTACGGCGGCACCGACGGCATCGTGACCCTCGAGGATCTCGTCGAGGAGGTCGTCGGTGAGATCTTCGACGAGTACGACACGGAGGACCGGATGCCGGATGCCGGCGGCGCGCTCGACGGCCGACTCAACCTGCAGGACTTCGCCGAGATCACCGGCATCGCCCTGCCGCGTGGGGCGTCGGACACGGTCGCGGGGTTCGTCACGGAGATGCTCGGACGCCTCGCGGTGGTCGGCGACTCGGTCGAGGTGCCCGGTGCGACGCTTCGCGTGACCGCCGTGGATCGCCGCCGCATCGCGGAGATCCGGGTGGTCGTGCACGAGGAGGCCGGCGGGGATCCCGTCGGGAGCGGCGGATCCGTCGTGAACGGCTGA
- a CDS encoding aminoglycoside 3'-phosphotransferase: MSIPSAAVEIPAAVRALAGDAELAPVWLNGIGGLTFRTDDGRFIKWGPHDAEANMRDEAERMRWARRWIAVPEVLDQGQDATHEWLVTAAIPGRSAVDPRWSDDPATAVRAVGAALRTMHDALPVDACPWTWDPEWRIVNAAERGVIVPADLRTPPPVDRLVVCHGDACMPNTLLDDDGRPAAHVDLAALGVADRWADIAVASMSTEWNFGPGWEDALIEAYGVEPDRERLEYYRRLWNET, encoded by the coding sequence ATGAGCATCCCGTCCGCCGCCGTCGAGATCCCTGCCGCCGTGCGCGCGCTCGCGGGTGATGCCGAGCTCGCTCCGGTCTGGCTGAACGGCATCGGCGGACTCACGTTCCGCACGGATGACGGTCGCTTCATCAAGTGGGGTCCGCACGACGCCGAGGCGAACATGCGCGATGAGGCAGAGCGGATGCGCTGGGCGCGCCGGTGGATCGCGGTTCCCGAGGTCCTCGATCAGGGACAGGATGCCACGCACGAGTGGCTCGTCACTGCGGCGATCCCGGGGCGCAGTGCCGTGGATCCGCGCTGGAGCGACGACCCCGCGACAGCGGTGCGCGCCGTCGGCGCGGCCCTGAGGACCATGCACGACGCGCTGCCCGTCGACGCATGCCCGTGGACCTGGGACCCCGAGTGGCGGATCGTGAACGCCGCCGAGCGTGGCGTCATCGTGCCCGCCGATCTGCGCACGCCGCCACCCGTCGACCGGCTCGTCGTCTGTCATGGCGACGCCTGCATGCCCAACACGCTGCTCGACGACGATGGTCGCCCGGCCGCGCATGTCGACCTCGCCGCCCTCGGTGTCGCCGACCGCTGGGCCGACATCGCCGTCGCGTCGATGAGTACGGAGTGGAACTTCGGCCCTGGATGGGAGGACGCGCTCATCGAGGCCTACGGCGTCGAGCCCGATCGCGAACGCCTCGAGTACTACCGCCGTCTCTGGAACGAGACCTGA
- a CDS encoding SDR family NAD(P)-dependent oxidoreductase: MQIQGSSALITGGASGLGLATARTLAAAGAVVTILDLPSSAGAEIADELGGVFAGGDVTSAEDAAAAVAAAQNAAPLRIVVNCAGIAPPAKVLDREGNPAVLADFERIVRINLVGTFNVLSQASAVIAKNDATEDGDRGVIVNTASVAAFDGQIGQPAYSASKGGVHAMTLPVARELARYGIRVCTIAPGIMETPMLMGLPQAAQDSLGQQVPFPSRLGRPDEYASLVRQIVENGYLNGETIRLDGAIRMAPK, from the coding sequence ATGCAGATCCAGGGCTCGAGTGCTCTCATCACCGGCGGTGCGTCCGGGCTGGGCCTCGCCACCGCTCGCACGCTCGCCGCCGCGGGCGCCGTGGTCACGATCCTCGACCTGCCCTCGTCGGCAGGTGCGGAGATCGCCGACGAACTCGGCGGAGTGTTCGCAGGCGGTGACGTCACGAGCGCGGAGGATGCCGCGGCAGCCGTCGCCGCCGCTCAGAACGCCGCGCCCCTGCGCATCGTCGTCAACTGCGCCGGCATCGCCCCGCCGGCCAAGGTGCTCGACCGGGAGGGCAACCCCGCGGTGCTCGCCGATTTCGAGCGCATCGTGCGGATCAACCTGGTCGGCACCTTCAACGTCCTGTCGCAGGCATCCGCGGTCATCGCGAAGAACGACGCCACCGAGGACGGCGATCGCGGCGTCATCGTGAACACCGCCAGCGTGGCCGCGTTCGACGGTCAGATCGGCCAGCCCGCCTACTCCGCGTCGAAGGGCGGCGTGCACGCCATGACGCTGCCCGTCGCGCGCGAGCTCGCGCGCTACGGCATCCGCGTCTGCACGATCGCTCCCGGGATCATGGAGACCCCCATGCTCATGGGGCTGCCGCAGGCAGCGCAGGATTCGCTCGGCCAGCAGGTGCCGTTCCCCTCGCGGCTCGGCCGTCCGGACGAGTACGCCTCGCTCGTGCGGCAGATCGTCGAGAACGGCTACCTCAACGGGGAGACGATCCGCCTCGACGGCGCGATCCGCATGGCCCCGAAGTGA
- a CDS encoding SDR family oxidoreductase — protein MSTLAGKTILMSGGSRGIGLAIALRAAADGANIAMLAKTDTPHPKLEGTVHSAAEQIRAAGGQALPIVGDVRDDDDITEAVLKTQGEFGGIDIVINNASVIDLSRSLDLGAKKYDLMQDVNVRGTFMLSRAAVPILKDAENPHILSLSPPLNPSPKWLGAHTGYTLAKFGMTMVTLGLAAEFGRDGIAANTLWPRTTIATAAVQNLLGGDRVMAASRTPDIYADAAYAVLLKPAAEYTGQTLIVEDVLEADGVTDFSAYAAVPGTPDDRLFPDIFLD, from the coding sequence ATGAGCACACTGGCAGGCAAGACCATCCTCATGTCCGGCGGAAGCCGTGGCATCGGCCTCGCGATCGCGCTGCGCGCGGCCGCCGACGGGGCGAACATCGCGATGCTCGCGAAGACCGACACCCCGCATCCGAAGCTCGAAGGCACCGTGCACTCTGCGGCGGAGCAGATCCGCGCGGCCGGCGGCCAGGCGCTCCCGATCGTGGGCGACGTGCGCGACGACGACGACATCACCGAGGCCGTGCTCAAGACGCAGGGCGAGTTCGGCGGCATCGACATCGTCATCAACAACGCCAGCGTCATCGACCTCTCGCGCTCGCTCGACCTCGGCGCGAAGAAGTACGACCTGATGCAGGACGTGAACGTCCGCGGCACGTTCATGCTGTCGCGCGCGGCCGTCCCGATCCTCAAGGATGCCGAGAACCCGCACATCCTCTCGCTGTCGCCGCCCCTGAACCCGAGCCCGAAGTGGCTCGGCGCGCACACCGGCTACACCCTCGCGAAGTTCGGCATGACGATGGTCACGCTCGGCCTCGCGGCGGAGTTCGGCCGCGACGGGATCGCTGCCAACACGCTCTGGCCCCGTACGACGATCGCGACCGCGGCGGTGCAGAACCTGCTCGGCGGAGACAGGGTCATGGCGGCGAGCCGCACTCCTGACATCTATGCGGATGCCGCGTACGCGGTGCTGCTCAAGCCCGCGGCCGAGTACACCGGTCAGACGCTGATCGTCGAGGACGTCCTCGAAGCCGACGGTGTGACCGACTTCTCGGCCTACGCCGCGGTGCCGGGTACCCCCGACGACCGCCTGTTCCCCGACATCTTCCTGGACTGA
- a CDS encoding sulfite exporter TauE/SafE family protein, which translates to MIDLAPLAWAALGLAAVTIGISKTALPGGSILAIALFATVLPARTSTAAMLLLLIVGDVFALITYRRHAHWPTLLRLAPAVLAGLLAGFAFLALAGDGIVRRAIGVILLAMIAVTLWRRWRQNRADATAPTPGSLVLSGVYGTLGGFTTMVANAGGPVMSMYFLATRTPVQVFLGTSAWFFAVINLVKIPFLAGLGLFEGQVLLMDAVLAPLVVIGALAGIRLAKRMDQVLFDRIVIVLTIAGAVYLLF; encoded by the coding sequence GTGATCGACCTCGCACCCCTCGCCTGGGCGGCGCTCGGCCTCGCCGCCGTCACGATCGGCATCTCGAAGACGGCTCTGCCCGGCGGCAGCATCCTCGCGATCGCGCTGTTCGCGACCGTGCTGCCCGCCCGCACCTCGACGGCCGCGATGCTGCTGCTGCTCATCGTCGGCGACGTGTTCGCGCTGATCACCTATCGGCGTCACGCGCACTGGCCGACCTTGCTGCGCCTCGCGCCCGCGGTGCTCGCCGGCCTGCTCGCCGGGTTCGCCTTCCTCGCGCTGGCCGGTGACGGCATCGTGCGTCGGGCGATCGGCGTCATCCTGCTCGCGATGATCGCCGTCACACTGTGGCGGCGCTGGCGGCAGAATCGCGCGGATGCCACGGCACCCACGCCCGGCAGCCTCGTGCTCTCGGGTGTCTACGGCACGCTCGGCGGATTCACCACCATGGTCGCGAACGCCGGCGGCCCGGTGATGTCGATGTACTTCCTCGCGACGCGCACGCCGGTGCAGGTGTTCCTCGGCACCTCGGCGTGGTTCTTCGCGGTCATCAACCTCGTGAAGATCCCGTTCCTCGCCGGCCTCGGCCTGTTCGAGGGGCAGGTGCTGCTGATGGATGCCGTGCTGGCGCCGCTCGTCGTGATCGGCGCCCTCGCCGGCATCCGTCTGGCGAAGCGGATGGACCAGGTGCTGTTCGACCGCATCGTGATCGTGCTGACGATCGCCGGTGCGGTGTACCTGCTGTTCTGA
- a CDS encoding bifunctional 4-hydroxy-2-oxoglutarate aldolase/2-dehydro-3-deoxy-phosphogluconate aldolase: MPDRLSRARATGVLAVLRAPSPEAALEASEAIIRGGVTGIEVTFSTPDAPAVIRELIARHGDAAYIGAGTVTTAEQAALAADAGAEFLVSPGTLPALTRAMLDTGRVVMTGAMTPTEVMGALELGVDVVKIFPASLGGPSYLGALRGPFPDAPLMPTGGVTPDNVSDWFRAGAVAVGAGGDLANGASLAASDWADIEQRSARFAAALASARS; this comes from the coding sequence ATGCCCGACCGTCTCTCGCGCGCCCGAGCCACCGGCGTCCTCGCCGTCCTCCGCGCACCGTCGCCTGAGGCCGCCCTCGAGGCATCCGAGGCGATCATCCGCGGTGGGGTGACCGGCATCGAGGTCACGTTCTCGACGCCCGACGCGCCTGCGGTGATCCGTGAGCTCATCGCCCGGCACGGCGACGCCGCCTACATCGGCGCCGGCACCGTCACGACCGCCGAGCAGGCCGCTCTCGCCGCGGACGCCGGCGCCGAGTTCCTCGTCAGCCCCGGCACCCTTCCCGCTCTGACCCGCGCGATGCTCGACACCGGCCGCGTGGTGATGACCGGCGCGATGACCCCCACCGAGGTGATGGGCGCGCTCGAGCTCGGCGTCGACGTCGTCAAGATCTTCCCCGCCTCGCTCGGTGGCCCCTCGTATCTCGGCGCGCTCCGCGGACCCTTCCCCGATGCGCCACTGATGCCGACCGGAGGCGTGACACCCGACAACGTCTCCGACTGGTTCCGCGCCGGCGCCGTCGCAGTCGGCGCAGGCGGCGACCTCGCGAACGGCGCGTCCCTCGCGGCATCCGACTGGGCCGACATCGAGCAGCGCTCGGCACGTTTCGCCGCCGCGCTCGCCTCCGCCCGCTCGTGA
- a CDS encoding ribosomal protein L7/L12, giving the protein MDLVIAVGSVFAAIVIGAVIVAAALRSMRPKAPEPQVYTPSPTMARSVASTSTSTAATSQLTPAAIAEVDRLVAAGQKIQAIKLYRQHTGVRLQEAKDRIDHWSVSTTAPHLAAVSNAAAASSSITATPSSVRGALPASVVSEVDRLIAGDQKIQAIKLVREHTDFGLKQAKDIVEAWPRPHRL; this is encoded by the coding sequence ATGGACCTCGTCATCGCCGTCGGCAGTGTGTTCGCTGCGATCGTCATCGGCGCGGTGATCGTCGCGGCAGCACTGCGATCCATGCGTCCGAAGGCGCCGGAGCCGCAGGTCTACACCCCCTCGCCGACGATGGCCCGCTCAGTGGCATCCACGTCGACGTCGACGGCCGCCACGTCGCAGCTCACCCCCGCGGCGATCGCTGAGGTCGATCGACTCGTGGCCGCCGGACAGAAGATCCAGGCCATCAAGCTGTACCGCCAGCACACCGGCGTGCGCCTGCAGGAGGCGAAGGATCGGATCGACCACTGGTCGGTCAGCACGACCGCCCCGCACCTCGCCGCGGTCTCGAATGCCGCCGCGGCCTCCTCTTCGATCACCGCCACACCCTCGTCGGTGCGTGGCGCGCTGCCCGCGTCGGTGGTCTCCGAGGTCGACCGGCTGATCGCCGGGGACCAGAAGATCCAGGCGATCAAGCTCGTGCGCGAGCACACCGACTTCGGCCTCAAGCAGGCGAAGGACATCGTCGAGGCCTGGCCTCGTCCGCATCGGTTGTAA
- the rlmN gene encoding 23S rRNA (adenine(2503)-C(2))-methyltransferase RlmN, producing MTETPRTRETRPATAPASSRSGAVRSTGTPQVRPATEGWTQQKDAEGRPLLQFASPKRGKPPVHLADLTPAERIEKVKELGLPGFRAKQLSTHYFRHYTSDPAEMTDLPADTREQLVAGMLPPLLTEVRRLETDRGDTIKFLWRLHDGALVESVLMRYPGRITLCVSSQAGCGMNCPFCATGQAGLTRNMSTAEILEQIVRANRLIADGGLGGKKADDHSMERVSNIVFMGMGEPLANYKRVMDAVRSMVAPQPDGLGMSARGITVSTVGLVPAIKKLADEGIPVTFALSLHAPDDHLRDELIPVNSRWKVDEALDAARYYYEKTGRRVSIEYALIKDMNDHAWRADLLAEKLNERGRGWVHVNPIPLNPTPGSIWTSSEPSVQNEFVRRLNDAGIPTTLRDTRGKEIDGACGQLVATTEDEAASAAMA from the coding sequence ATGACCGAGACTCCCCGCACGCGCGAGACGCGCCCCGCCACGGCACCCGCGTCGTCCCGTTCGGGGGCCGTCCGCTCGACCGGCACGCCACAGGTGCGCCCTGCGACCGAGGGCTGGACGCAGCAGAAGGATGCCGAGGGGCGGCCGCTGCTGCAGTTCGCGAGCCCCAAGCGCGGCAAGCCGCCGGTGCACCTCGCCGACCTGACTCCCGCCGAGCGCATCGAGAAGGTCAAGGAGCTCGGGCTCCCCGGGTTCCGGGCGAAGCAGCTCTCCACGCACTACTTCCGGCACTACACGTCGGATCCGGCCGAGATGACCGACCTTCCGGCCGACACCCGCGAGCAGCTCGTCGCGGGCATGCTGCCGCCCCTGCTCACCGAGGTCCGGCGCCTGGAGACCGACCGCGGCGACACGATCAAGTTCCTCTGGCGCCTGCACGACGGTGCACTCGTGGAGTCGGTGCTCATGCGCTACCCGGGGCGCATCACGCTGTGCGTGTCGTCGCAGGCCGGATGCGGCATGAACTGCCCGTTCTGCGCCACCGGCCAGGCGGGGCTGACCCGCAACATGTCGACGGCCGAGATCCTCGAGCAGATCGTCCGCGCCAACCGGCTGATCGCCGACGGCGGCCTCGGCGGCAAGAAGGCCGACGACCACTCGATGGAGCGCGTCTCGAACATCGTCTTCATGGGGATGGGCGAGCCGCTGGCCAACTACAAGCGCGTCATGGACGCCGTGCGCTCGATGGTCGCCCCGCAGCCCGACGGCCTCGGTATGAGCGCGCGCGGCATCACGGTCTCGACCGTCGGACTGGTGCCGGCGATCAAGAAGCTCGCCGACGAGGGCATCCCGGTGACCTTCGCGCTGTCGCTGCACGCGCCGGACGACCACCTGCGCGACGAGCTCATCCCGGTGAACTCCCGCTGGAAGGTCGACGAGGCGCTCGACGCCGCGCGGTACTACTACGAGAAGACCGGCCGCCGTGTCTCGATCGAGTACGCGCTGATCAAGGACATGAACGACCACGCCTGGCGTGCCGATCTGCTCGCCGAGAAGCTCAACGAGCGCGGTCGCGGCTGGGTGCACGTCAACCCGATCCCGCTGAACCCGACGCCGGGTTCGATCTGGACCTCGTCCGAGCCGTCGGTGCAGAACGAGTTCGTGCGCCGGCTCAACGACGCCGGCATCCCGACGACCCTCCGCGACACCCGGGGCAAGGAGATCGACGGCGCGTGCGGTCAGCTCGTCGCGACGACCGAGGACGAGGCTGCGTCCGCCGCGATGGCCTGA